The genome window AGCGACAGCGTTGATGAGTAGAATACAAACTGAAATCTATATTAGCTGCTGCGCTCTGGATAAGGAGGATAGGAGGATTGTTACCGTAGAGAAAGCTACCAAAGAACCACATTTTGGGCGACGGCGCTGAAGGTCAAAAAGGATTGAGAATTGGTGGTCTTGGTTGTAGCTAAGGTAGTCAGCGATGATGTGTAACTATCCCATCTCAAGGACTTGCCTTGCACTCGCTGGTACCTTGACTGGTTTCGAGGTACGTACCTTTTGCAATGGTGGCTTGAACGGTCGATACAAGAGCTGGGGAAGGGGTGACGAGTGTTCTGTGGCGGGTGATTTGTTAGACCGATCCGAGGACCCCTAAAGAGGTAACAAGCTCATGGGTAATTCATTCATTCGCTCATGTTGAACAATAGACTTGTAATGAATTATATTCCCATTCTTTTATAGCGGTCGGTTTGGCATGGAGAGATTTTGTTGATCTGGTGGCTTCTCTCACCTTTCAGATCTTTCAGCCTTTTGCTTGAAAACCAAGCATTTCGAGATACGACCAAGCTCGAAGGTACCTACAGTAGCTCTCGTCCCGAGAGCTCTATAtcagccaagatgaagactTCAGGTACATCGTTTTCTCTTTGCGCTGTGAAATCAAGGTATACTAAATATTCCCAGATGTCTTCCTAACGtgtcttctcatcaccatcccaCTCGTTCATCTACTTGTGTCCCCCTATACAAAAGTGGAGGAGTCTTTCAATATACAAGCAGCCCACGACATCCTGATCTACGGAACACCCACTCAGGACATACATGAACGCCTCTCTCATACTTACGACCACTTCACCTTTCCCGGCGCCGTACCCCGTACTTTTCTCGGTGCTGTGCTCCTCGCAGGATTAGGGCAGCCCATTGTCGCTCTTGTTGGCTTTCAGCATGCACAGCTTGTAGTTCGAGGAATCCTTGGTGCGGCTAATGTTGCTGCGCTTTTGACGTTCAGGTCTTCTCTCAAGAGAGCTTATGGATCAGGTGTTTCAGCTTGGTGGGTGGTGTTTATGGCGAGTCAGTTCCATATCAACTACTATGTTTCCCGGACGTTGCCAAACATGTATGCATTCTGTCTCAGTAGGTCATCTCATTCACCATCGATTCTAAAAGCATCAACTCACTGTGACTAGCTACCCTTGCTTCAGCATTCCTACTTCCCCAATCGTCACCTCATCTCTCTGCTGCTCGTCAGAAACAAGCCATCGCCCTCTTGGTCATCGCAGCAGCCATCTTCCGCTCTGAAGTCGctgttcttctcagcacTACAGGACTCTACCTCCTTTTCACGCGTCGTATCGGTCTGCGCCCCTTGGTTCTCACTTTCCTCGGCTCATTCATCTCTTCACTGCTTATCTCAGTACCTATTGACTCGTATTTCTGGCAGAAGCCCCTATGGCCTGAGTTATGGGGTTTCTACTTCAACGCTATTCTTGGATCTTCGTCAGAATGGGGCATTTCTCCATGGCATTACTATTTCACCTCAGCGCTTCCCAAGCTATTGCTCAACCCTTTCGTGCCAGCGTTGGCAGTGTATGCACTACTCCAGCCTGGCACATCACGGGCTACGCAGGCATTGCTGATCCCCAACTTGCTCTTTGTGGCCATTTATTCTGCTCAGCCTCATAAAGAGGCTCGTTTCATTTTCTATGTTGTGCCGTCTCTGACTGCCGCTGCAGCTCTCGGCGCTAATTTTGTCTCCTCTCGCGCCTCTAAATCCATCATCTACCGTGGCGTGTCTGCCGTTATCGCCCTGTCAGTCCTCGTCAGCTTCGCAGGCAGCACTGCCATGCTCCTATTCTCTTCACTTAACTATCCTGGCGGCGATGCACTTCAGCAACTCTCTTACATCACCCGTGATGACCCTACTCCCGTCATCGGCGTCCACGCCGACGTCTTGAGTTGCATGACGGGGCTGACCTTGTTTGGGCAAAATCCATCTGGTTATCCCATCGCTTTCCCCATCCACCCCCACCCTGGTTCTACGGCACCTGTTCTAGTCTTCGACAAGACCGAAAAGGGAGACCAACTTTATTGGCCGCGTTTCTGGGAGCGCTTTGACTATGCTCTCGCAGAGAACCCACGCAAGGTGTTGGGTGGCTGGCAGGTTATAGGAGTTGTCACGGGTTATGACGGTGTTGAGTTTCTCAAGCCTGGCTCTCCTGCTGCAGGACATGAGAGTGAAAAGGGAACAATCGGTGGTGAGAAAATACTTGGACTGGGCGCAAATGTCGCTGCTCTCAGAAATCTGGTTAGGGGCTATACAGGTGGTTGGTGGGTTGGACCTCGAATGTCACCCCGAATCCGAATCTTGAGGCGTGTCAGTTAATTAGATCGTCAAGACGAGACGAAATAAGTGTCTGCTTCCATCACAGTTCAATAATTAGTCAGTGTGAGTGTGAGGCCGCGCCTTGTGATACTACATCATCTGATTTTGTAATGCCCTATCATATCGTATAAATAATGCATACGTGCCTGCGTGGACTCCTCGATGCCATCCATAACCCCTGAAAAGACAAGAACCCATCATCCCAATCTACACTGAGCGCAACAAAGTATAGTATGTGAGCCTCCTGGCAGACAAAGCAGCCAGTTATCAATATTTTCTTGCTTTCTCCATAGCCCAACGCCACGTActgccttgccttgccttgcccTGCCCTGCCGTCTTCGAACCCAATGTCTTTtccaaccccaaccccaaccccaaccccaacccGACCCGACCCGACCGCAAACACATCGTGAGCACCTCGCACCGAAGCGTCTGGGATAGAGAGCAAACCCAGCACCTAATCAAAAGACAAAGTTTCCCATCCAAAAGTCCCATCGCATCCTGCTATCCCTAAATCGTGCAAGCAAAAAGCGTTCTGTTTACCCTCCCCTTGTCGTGTTCCTCGTGTCGCGTGGGTAATTATAGCATATATAAGTGCTCGGGTAATGTTCCAATGAACCAATCGTGTGAACCCAATCACAACTCTTGCTCTGTGTCGCTCCCTTCTTCTGTGTCAggatcgtcgtcgtcgtcatcgtcttcatcttcgctACTGGAGGAGCTTGGCAGCGCACCATATTTCCTCCTGTATCGCTCAAGTTCCTTCCTCTGCGCCATGAACATATCCAAGATCGCAGTCATTGGGCCCTGGAGATCTTCTAGTTCCTTAATAGGGCCACCACCAGTAGCAAGGTGACGCATCGCCAGTGTCGATATACAGGTCTAACGTTGTCAGTAAGGCTCCACTCATGTGTAGGTCAGCTCAAACTCACCTCTATCCTGCTCACTTGGTGCTccaagaagttcaacaagaagcgaTCCGTGACCTCTCCTCCACGCTGCTTGATCCGCTCGAGCAGTTCTGTCTCCGGTGGTTGTAGCCCTGGGGCTTCATTGCCTTCCAGCGAGCTGCAAAGCATCTCAAGTCGCAAACTAATTCTCCAAAGAGTCCAAATTGCATCTGGGTCGATACTGAGCTCTGCTCCGGGTGCAAGGACGGCTGGCTTATcgccgccgcctcctcctccttcttccttcctctcATGCTGCAGGTGGAATTCGATACGTCCAGCCAATGCATGAGGGTAGAGCGAGTACACAACCTCAGGGTTTTCCAGAcccttcaacttcttctcgccCATTTCCTTAACCTCAAAGCCTTGAGAGGTGAGGGATCTCAAATCCTTTCGAATGGCACTAGCATATGTCTCGTCGTCAAAGGTATCCTCAGAGCCAGAAGCGTTACCGCGATCTGTATCTTGATAATTCTCCAGGCACCGCTGTATCTCCGAGATGAAGTCGGTCGAGACCGTGATCTGTCCACCGTCTGCGACCGCAGAGATTCGAGCCGCCTTGTTCACCATGGGTCCGAAATAATCCATGCGTCGTGTAACTGGATCCGTCTCACTCACACAGTCTCCAAAGTGAATACCCATTCGCACCGACAGTCCTTTGAAGATAAGACTGTTATCCTTGTCATAAACAGGCTGGCAAGACACTGAGTTCAAGACTTCTGATG of Fusarium oxysporum Fo47 chromosome I, complete sequence contains these proteins:
- a CDS encoding Alg9-like mannosyltransferase family-domain-containing protein, with translation MKTSDVFLTCLLITIPLVHLLVSPYTKVEESFNIQAAHDILIYGTPTQDIHERLSHTYDHFTFPGAVPRTFLGAVLLAGLGQPIVALVGFQHAQLVVRGILGAANVAALLTFRSSLKRAYGSGVSAWWVVFMASQFHINYYVSRTLPNMYAFCLTTLASAFLLPQSSPHLSAARQKQAIALLVIAAAIFRSEVAVLLSTTGLYLLFTRRIGLRPLVLTFLGSFISSLLISVPIDSYFWQKPLWPELWGFYFNAILGSSSEWGISPWHYYFTSALPKLLLNPFVPALAVYALLQPGTSRATQALLIPNLLFVAIYSAQPHKEARFIFYVVPSLTAAAALGANFVSSRASKSIIYRGVSAVIALSVLVSFAGSTAMLLFSSLNYPGGDALQQLSYITRDDPTPVIGVHADVLSCMTGLTLFGQNPSGYPIAFPIHPHPGSTAPVLVFDKTEKGDQLYWPRFWERFDYALAENPRKVLGGWQVIGVVTGYDGVEFLKPGSPAAGHESEKGTIGGEKILGLGANVAALRNLVRGYTGGWWVGPRMSPRIRILRRVS